Proteins encoded together in one Lutra lutra chromosome 4, mLutLut1.2, whole genome shotgun sequence window:
- the TEX46 gene encoding testis-expressed protein 46, protein MLGEIMSLFRYLHGILASSGTVGALVAWLIGYKPALFGFLFLLLLLSNWLVKHELKPTPPEPPKEEAEKPKPPEVKPNSHVLNTKEVERLHACFALQDKVLERLMFSEMKLKVLENQMFIVWNRMSHHKRSSRQRTFPMRKHRVRRHDSVFSIISDCTSNSP, encoded by the exons ATGCTGGGGGAAATAATGTCTCTTTTTAGGTATCTCCATGGGATACTTGCTTCCTCGGGCACCGTAGGAGCACTGGTGGCTTGGCTGATAGGCTATAAGCCAGCCTTGTTTGGCTTCCTATTCCTTCTGCTGTTGCTTAGCAACTGGCTGGTCAAGCATGAACTCAAGCCCACTCCCCCAGAGCCCCCAAAG gaagaggcagagaaaccaAAGCCTCCTGAAGTCAAACCCAATAGCCACGTCTTGAACACGAAAGAAGTCGAGAGATTGCATGCCTGCTTTGCCCTCCAGGACAAGGTCCTTGAACGGCTTATGTTCAGTGAAATGAAGCTGAAGGTCTTAGAAAATCAGATGTTCATCGTATGGAATAGAATGAGTCATCACAAGAGGTCAAGCCGGCAGCGGACTTTCCCCATGAGGAAACACAGAGTAAGGAGACATGACTCAGTTTTCTCCATCATCTCTGACTGCACTTCAAATTCCCCCTAA